DNA from Prunus persica cultivar Lovell chromosome G6, Prunus_persica_NCBIv2, whole genome shotgun sequence:
TCTTGTTGGGGAAATTCCAGCGAGGATTGGAAATTTGACGTATCTCCAAGTGATTGATCTCTCACACAACTTGTTATCAGGTTCAATTCCATTGAACATCGTTGGTTGTTTTCAGCTGCTTGCATTGATACTCAATAACAACAATCTTTCTGGTGAAATTCAACCGGAACTTGATGCATTGGATAGCTTGAAGATACTGGACATTAGCAACAACAAGATATCTGGTGAGATCCCACTTACTTTAGCAGGCTGTAAATCTCTGGAGATTGTAGATTTCAGCTCCAACAATCTCTCTGGAACTTTGAGTGATGCAATCACCAAATGGTCGAACCTCAGGTATCTGTCCCTAGCTCAAAATGAATTTAGTGGAAATCTGCCCAGTTGGCTCTTTACTTTTCAAGTGATCAGAATGATGGATTTCTCAGGAAACAAATTTTCTGGCTTCATACCAGATGGTAACTTTAACATGAgcataaattttaagaatggAGAGCTTGATAAAATGCAGAGAGAGCCGTTTGGTACAATGCACAATGCGGATAcaaaagtttttattattgtcaCTGGTAGCACTGAATTAAGCTTCAGTTATGTACTATCTTCGGTGGTTGGAATTGATTTCTCTAACAATGTGCTAGATGGGGAGATTCCAGTGGGACTATTTGGATTACGTGGTTTGCAATACCTGAATTTGTCACACAATTTTCTTCAGGGTCGTGTTCCTGATTTAGAGAAGATGTGGAGATTAAGGGCCTTGGATATATCACACAATTCTTTGTCAGGTCATATTCCTGGAAACATTTCCAGCCTTCAAGACCTGACTCTTTTGGATTTGTCATATAATTGTTTCTCTGGATTTGTTACAAAGAAACAAGGATATTGGAGGTTTCCAGGAGCATTTGCTGGAAATCCAGATTTGTGTTTGGAGTCCTCTGATGGAGGGTGTGACCCAGCAAGCCTCCCCGTGGTGCCAGGTAATGCACTTGAAGGGGAAGAGGACGAGGGGTGGATTTctgtttgggttttttgtcTAAGCGCTTTCCTCAGTTTCTACTTTGGGGGTTTGGCCCTCTTTTGCTCACCTCGAGCACGAAATTACATTCTCCAGACAAAAGCTTAGTGTAATGTACATGTTGATGTGGAGGAAAACGATAAGATGTACATTTTAATTACTCTTTTTCTAGATTGCTTTTTGTTGACCCCTACTAATGGATGAGTTTGTTCTTCCATGCTTTGCTAACATAGAACCTAGCTGTTCGGAACGTGGTACTGAGAGTGCAACAATAACATGACATAAGCTTTCATGACCTTGTTTTCAATGATATTGACAACAATAATCAGGCAATGGCATGCCGTTGGTTGGCCCTAGCCTGAGTCTTATTTCATGTACCAGCTTTTGGGCAATGCTATAGTCTTCTGTCATTAGAAATAAGATCAATTATATGTTATTAAGTTTCGAATGCACTCTCCTTGACAAATGGGGATGAAAGCAGGTCCCGATCTCATAAATTTGACACTAACCTAGAGAAAGGTAACagtaatttataattaagaaaaaagcgCAAATTATCCTGCCAATCGCCATATGCCTAATTTAGATGCTGGCTCTCTTGAATCAGATGCACGGCCATGGTTTCTGTTAGCGACTgagaaatttgttttatttgagctccaaccccctgaaatgaaatataattatataagaaAGGAGGCAGAGCCTGAATGTGCAGGCACCATTTGACCCATTTTCCCAGCATTCTCCACTGGTACGCAGCAGTCCTCAGGGGCCATGTGTTGTCTAGTATGCACACCAAGCACAAGCTCTAATATCTAATTGGGCCGTCCAAGTTCCCAGAAGCAAACTGAAAGCAACACTCACAAAATAAAGAAGTAAGTACTGGGAATCCGGATCATCATAAAGCTTAAAACATATCCCAACTATCTGATTCTGacagaagaaacaaattatGAACACCAATGCCTAAACTATCTAATTGCACATGTTGTCAAACTAATTCATTGCAAAACCAAATTTCTCATTACCTGTTGAACGATTGGATTTGTGGAGGTTGTGAATTCATGAGTCATTCCTTGCCACACTATCTTGCCCTCGTAGAGAAACAATAACCTATACACATTGAATATATGCTTTGCTTAAAACACATATGAAACAATCAAcgcaagtgttcaataataaCATGACAATTTGTATGAAGCCCAACCTGTCAACAGCTCGTCTAATGGTACTATGTTGGTGAGTAACAACAACATAAGATGCAATCTGCCCAGGCTTCTCAATCGCTGCCTGATCTTTTGTATGGACAGAGCGGATGAGGTCTTCTACCACAGTAGATGCAATAGGATCAAGTCCAGCAGTTGGCTCATCATATAAGAGCACCTGTGGAAGGGTGTAGAATACTGTCAGGAATCAGGAGACAGGCCCTACCAACTGCCTCTGTCGGAGTCAGACCATGAGAACACAGTACACAACTACATCCTAAACTCGGAGGGATGATGCTAATGACTATGAAGTAATGCAATGGGAACCACTAAAAGGCCATAGTTTCAATTGAGTACTAAAACAGTTACGCAAACATTATCCAAGGAAACGAAAGTCGATAGAGAACAAAATAAATCTATCAGCTGCTCAATATACCTCTGGCTCTATGGCTTCCTTTGTAGTATCACAAATTATAGACCGAGCCAGAGCAACTCGTTTCTTCATTCCACCAGACAGCTCCGAAGGTAATCGATCCTCAACACCCTAAACAAATGACAAAgtacaatataaataaattggaTAGTAAGTTGGAGAAGGTAGCATCATTGCAGACTGataaattgatattttatACATACCTTTAACCCTACAGCAGCCAAGCTATCAGTCACAAGCTTTGAAATTTGATCATCGGGCATGCTCGAATTTTCATACCTAATCAATTAACGAATGAATTATATTTTCGCATATTCTATTAAAACGTAAACTATCAGCCCTATGCAATTAAGTGGAAATcaatgcaaataaaaaaataaaaaaatatccaaaattcaaaagaatcTAAAGCTGTCTTACAGAAGGAAACCAACATTTTCACGAACATTCAAAGAATCAAAAAGTGCAGCACTCTGAAACACCTGTTAGATAGTAGATAAATGCATTAAAAGACCTTTTGGATATAAGTGAATCAGAAAGAATGGATAACCCCTAGCAGACCAGTTAATAATAAAGTTTACCAATCCAATCCGAAGAGCAGATATCTCCTCATCGCTTATCAAACCATCTCTCTTTCGACCTCGAATGTATACCTCTCCCTGATGTGTTACACAATGGACAGAGTCTATGTAAGAGAACCAATAATAAGCTCATTGAAGCTCATTAAAGTGTAAACGCAAGTTAATTAAACAAAGGTGAGCACAACATGAGAACCGGATTAACTATTAACCTTGTCAGGAGCAAGAAGCCCCGCAATAATCTTTAGAACTGTAGATTTCCCCGTGCCAGAAGGCCCAATTATTCCAACAGCTTCGCCATGTCTAATCTATAAATGAATCCACCATTGACCAATAACTTTTTAtgagaaacaaaattataatataagaaAGCACAAACTAATGAAAGGAAGACCAGCAGTACATCCCATGGTAAACAGcaatattaaagaaaacaacaacacAGATTGTTGCCCATCGCTAAGAAAGAGAAGTAATGaaaatcctttaaaaaaaaaaaaaaccaaataccaTAATTACGCAAACCTTCAAAACTATGTTAATTGGGGCAAAACCCGAATGACCTTCAATAAGCATAACAATCTACCACCTAACCCATAAGCCAAATGCCATTCAATCCAAATAGTGCATTGACGACTCCTTTTTACAAATACGTACTGATGAAGAAGGGAACTAAGCATTGATTTCCTGTTCTGAAGCAAATAAttagttttcaaatttttttatgagcCAAAATTCCAAGCTAAAGAATTAACTTTTGGCACGCTTAACTAGGAAACTATATCCTAGTCAGAAGATAATGGCAAAGTAAAGACCTATGCTACATCCTCACAAAAGAAATGCACATAAATTCTTGAAACAACTAAAAAGACATAATCAAAAGAACTTAATATGTGTTGAAATCAGATTCACCTTGAAGCTCACACCTCTCAATATATGCTTCTCGGCAAATGATTTGTAGACATCTCTACACTCGATTAGAACATCAGAATCATCCTCAGGCTCCCGAACTGTGCTTAAATTCTCTGATTTAAATGAATCCTGGTGAGACACAAAATGTTAACTTGTATTATTCAAActtataacaaaataaaacactgTGCCATAGTCAAATGAAAACTGCACACTTTGCCCACATACATATGGgcgaaaataaataaacaaaacgaTACCTATAAGTATATCAACCAAAAACAAGTGAttcaaatcaatcaaagaCAAGTTTTTTCACCAATTACAGCTTAtcgaagaaaataaaaaggagcGGACAAATACCGATGAAATGTAGATGTCAATAGATGCCAAATAAGCATAGAAGATGGTTGCTTGAATAAAagaattaaggaaaaaaatcaaaggacTAGTCCTTCAAAGACAATAACTTGAGGGAAAAGGTTGTTAAGGACTTACCTCAAATTTTGCTGCAAAAGATTCATCGCTCCTCAAGTTCGGGGGAGGCGCCATACAAGCACATAAAACGTTTCTGGGCTCTCCCTTTTGTTTGTCACTAGTACTACACCAATTGGTTGTCCTTGCAAATCTAACCGACCGAGAAAAGCCACTGGATGTAGTCAGAGGAAACAGCAATGAATTGGACAGAGAAACCATGCTTAATATTAGCGCAATTGGACCTCTAGGCGTAAATTTTTTGAGTCAGACCCAGATCAAATTATCGACTAAAAACCACTTCTGGAAGCAATTTAGGTCGTTGGTATTTGGAAATTTGCGATTTTGAAGAAGACCCAGATCAGATTATGCGCGTAAGAACAGTTTTGGAAGCAGTTTCGGGTTCCAGGTGGTGGACATTTGTGAATGTGAGGGAGTCGCAGATCAGTTCGTGGGCCAAAAAGcccagaagagaagagaaaccaATTGAGTCGAATGCAATTATGGCATCTTTACTAATTGGATCCGGTGTaattgaattgaggatgaGTTGGATTGATGATAATTagattttgtatttatattgAAGTTATTTACTAAATCATATGAATTGAGGAGGGTTAGATTTTGTATtcttattgaagttgtttactaaactatatgaaattattaattactaaaatgtcttTGTTATTTAGTTTAAAAATAGATGActaatttggaatttttaaaattgtgtgaTGATATAATAGGTAAAAAAATGATTTCTTaatgagtgtttttttttaggttGTAAAATCAATCAtgttcattcaaaacccataaatgaggagaaaacaaacaaataatacaaaagccaaaaagaccaactaagagcatccacaatgtgCTCCATAAACTACCtttttagacaaattttagggaggaatcGTAAAAATGCAATTCCAACTATACTCtctatccacctcctaaaatagggagtcCTCtaagagctcctaaatctgaggagagaaaaaagactcttagtggctccctatagtttaatgctgctttatttaataagtatttcaaacctttatttaatgctaactattttttattttattttttaatagggATAGACCaatcaaaaaagagttatagcatttatgactctccaaattatggagtatggttggagttgaaattttttagagagctcctaaaatagctttcttatatttttagctaaattttagataagaaatagagagcatCATTGTGAATGCTCTAAAGGAACAAATTACCACAAAACTGATAAGATTAAACTAAACCCAGTATAGTATAGTATAATAGTCTTCCCCGtcacaaaatcaaaccaaattgcAATACAAAGCCATTGTCACCCTCGAAAGAGACGGAGACCGCACCATAATTGCCACAAAGGAGgtacaccaccaccacacatGTCAACATTGCTACATATAGAGACCCACCGATCTTCCACCAAAAATCGAAAATAGATCAACCCTCGAACATTCCTCCAAAAGTCACATTCTCTAACACACCCAAATCTGCAAATTATggagtatggttggagttgaaattttttagagagctcctaaaatagctttcttatattttttgctAAATTTTAGAtaagaaatagagagcattattgtggatgctctaaagGAACAAATTACCACAAAACTGAGAAGATTAAACTAAACTCAGTACAGTATAGTATAATAGTCTTCCCCGtcacaaaatcaaaccaaattacAATACAAAGCCATTGTCACCCTCGAAAGGGACGGAGACCGCACCATAATTGCCACAAAAGAGgtacaccaccaccacacatGTCAACATTGCTACATATAGAGACCCACCGATCTTCCACCAAAAATCGAAAATAGATCAACCCTCGAACATTCCTCCAAAAGTCACATTCTCTAACGCACCCAAATCTGCCAATGCACCTAAGAGAAACACAATAACCAATCATAACACCAAGGTATATACCAAAAGACCAATACCAAGAGAATGGAGAGTATTGGGGCAAGCACCAGAGCAAGAACCATAGCAAAAGCTCTAAATACAATCCAAGAAATGGGCAACAAAGCGCTTATAGATATGGTTGTTGTATCCCAAAGGAGAATCTAGATCCTGAAAGAGGATAAGGCCAAAAGAGGAtgagaagttgaggaagaaatAAATCTAGTTGAAGGGGTTGTTTGGCGAAGAACGAAGGACACAAAATTGGGATGAGACATTTCCTCTCAACACAGAGCACAAGGCTCAAGCAGACACCACAGAAGGGAGAGGCACCCAACTCTCAAAGAGAGCCACATACACAGCCAAACAAGCTCAAACCGAAAAGACCAGCTCCACCAAAAAGCCCAAGGCATGGGAGAATGGGAAGTAGCAGAACGAGAGAAATAGCAAACAagataagggaaaaacaaaaactaatgaaaaggaaaaaaaaaaccaaaaaaactgaaaattgctATGCAAAAACAGAGTAGCTCCCTAAGAGGTGGAAGAGGAATGAAAAGGCAAGAGAAATGGGGCGATGGAGCAAcctagaaaagaaagagagaggaagaggaggaaataaaagagaaaaaaaaaaccaaaaagaggTGGTCTGAAAGAACATAATAAATAACCTGACGAAATTAAagtattaaatattatatttaagttaattattttttaaaatattaattatttttaattaaataaactgaCGAAGTTGAAGTACTGAAATCACGAtgacaaaatttaatttcGAATCAAATTTCAGTgaccaaaaatataattaactcTCTAAGTTTATACATACATTTTTTATAatcaaataacaaataaaaagaaagaaaacacttCACACACGGACGCGTCTTCATTTTAGTCAccgttttttttgggtcgatgGTCTTCTTTTTTAGTCCAAAACATCAAGGATAAGGTCTTTTTACCTCGGTAAAAGGACTATAACTCCGTGGAGCTAGGGTTTCTTTCAGACAATCAAAGGCCCAAGGTTAAGATTTCTCTAGAAAATCAAGGCCCAGGGCTAGGATTTCGATAGAAAACCAAGGCCCGACTTTATGATTTGCTAGAGAAAATTTTGCTTGTTCTTTTTCTAGGAATTCATTTCTACATTCGCGCGATCTGATCTTCTAGAGAAAGACAGATCGATGATTAGTATTTCTCAGAAATCTGTCTTTCTCAGAAATACGGCAACTATGTCGACGATGCTAGCTTCCTGAGAATTACTAGCATCGTTTGGGTTAGGGCTTTTCGATGGCAAAGGAGAACAAAGCGGCTTCGCAGGCCACCGTCAATGGCAACAATACACTCACGAGCTCTCTACGATGTCGTCCATAAGGGTGAGCGCCGTTACCCTATCTTTTTGTTTGCACATTTTTCCTGTATTAATTCTAGGGTTTTGTATTTAGATCGCAAGAGGATGTGTTTTTTCTTAAGGAAACGACGGTAATGGCGAGAATGTACGAGATCTCGATGGTGCCGTCCACGAGTTCCTCATTGTTGGCGTGATAATAGACTTGTGTTAATAAGGGTGAGCATCTTTGCCCTATTCTTCTGTTCACACGTTTTTCTTGTATTAATTCTAGGATTCCTTTGCGTGATAGAAGAACGCTTAGGGTTTCACTACGTGCGGTGATAGTTGTAGAAATAATAGCATTCAAACAATATATGAAGTTTATGGAGTGGAGTCGAATTAGGGTTCTTCAATGTAGGTATGCACCAGATGCAAATTTTTAAAGATCTGGGATCTTAGAGAGCAGAGAGCGTTCTTCTGATCACCAACTCATATCCTCCCTTATTTTGAGGACAAGAAATTGGTggtgaaaaaggaaaaaaaaaaaaacagaagggaaaaagagaaaaaccatttttacatTATCTACATCTCAAGTATGGTTAAATTTCTGCTGAGTCCAAATTTAAGTTTCTTTGAGCTCATTGTACAAactatgtattttttaaagaggttttgattttgcattttcttttgtagcTTGTGTTTGAAAAAACGTATGAATCTGGACTTTGGTTTCAAGGAAAGTCACTTTCTAAATACCTTTCTGCAAAGGATGCTCCAAAAAGATTCTCATACAGGCACGTTTATTTTATACTACCACCATTTGTTCCTGTTTCTTTACAATGTGTAGAATGATCTTTTGTCTGCTCTTTAAGTGAGCTTCCCTTTGAGCCTTATGATAGTTTCTTATGTCTTAAAACTTTAAAGCTTAACAATATGTGGTACTTCTATAGAATTCTGTGACAAGCCCGTGGGAAGGAAAAGAGAAGCCTTAGTAAAAGGACCTTCATCCTTccattcatatttttcatctctctctcacacacacacagagacagTGACATTTCAATACATATTTAGACtttgtaaaaatattcaaattttc
Protein-coding regions in this window:
- the LOC18774361 gene encoding leucine-rich repeat receptor-like protein CLAVATA2 — protein: MEHKWVSVFCHCNPLNFRALLLIFFVLLCSNLSQSVDLYPDDKASVLLFRSCLQDPSQSLSSWVGYDCTNWTGITCENQTGRVVSVNLTNMNLSGQIHPNLCKLPFLEHLVLSGNNFTCTIPLCFGTLRSLKTLHLGYNRFYGTVPDTLMRLWQLKELVLNGNKDLGGLIPWWVGNFSAQLEKLDIGFNSFHGEIPESLLYLKSLKYLDLGNNNLSGTLSDFHQSLVFLNLGSNQFSGTLPCFSACVQSLRVLNLANNSVMGGMPTCMASLQALKRLNLSFNHLSYELSPRLVFSEKLLVLDLSNNDLSGHLPSKIAETTEKSGLVLLDLSHNRFSGEIPLKITELKSLQALFLSNNLLVGEIPARIGNLTYLQVIDLSHNLLSGSIPLNIVGCFQLLALILNNNNLSGEIQPELDALDSLKILDISNNKISGEIPLTLAGCKSLEIVDFSSNNLSGTLSDAITKWSNLRYLSLAQNEFSGNLPSWLFTFQVIRMMDFSGNKFSGFIPDGNFNMSINFKNGELDKMQREPFGTMHNADTKVFIIVTGSTELSFSYVLSSVVGIDFSNNVLDGEIPVGLFGLRGLQYLNLSHNFLQGRVPDLEKMWRLRALDISHNSLSGHIPGNISSLQDLTLLDLSYNCFSGFVTKKQGYWRFPGAFAGNPDLCLESSDGGCDPASLPVVPGNALEGEEDEGWISVWVFCLSAFLSFYFGGLALFCSPRARNYILQTKA
- the LOC18773338 gene encoding protein TRIGALACTOSYLDIACYLGLYCEROL 3, chloroplastic, with the protein product MVSLSNSLLFPLTTSSGFSRSVRFARTTNWCSTSDKQKGEPRNVLCACMAPPPNLRSDESFAAKFEDSFKSENLSTVREPEDDSDVLIECRDVYKSFAEKHILRGVSFKIRHGEAVGIIGPSGTGKSTVLKIIAGLLAPDKGEVYIRGRKRDGLISDEEISALRIGLVFQSAALFDSLNVRENVGFLLYENSSMPDDQISKLVTDSLAAVGLKGVEDRLPSELSGGMKKRVALARSIICDTTKEAIEPEVLLYDEPTAGLDPIASTVVEDLIRSVHTKDQAAIEKPGQIASYVVVTHQHSTIRRAVDRLLFLYEGKIVWQGMTHEFTTSTNPIVQQFASGNLDGPIRY